Genomic segment of Leuconostoc mesenteroides subsp. mesenteroides:
GCGTGTTAATAGCTGTTAGTAGAAGTTGTACCGTTTTGCGCCCGCGGAAATAATTAATGCCAATAGTGGCAGCAAATGACAACCCTACGGGATTAGCAACCATAGGCACCCAGTCCGGATGGTTAAAGCCAACTGCCTCAACATTATTTTCTAAAACTAACTTAATATGTTGCTTTAAGTTTCCCATCGTTGTTACTTTATTAATTTTTGGTTGTTGCAATCCAAACACTGGTTGCTGATTTCCAGTACCGAAAGGTTCAAGCAGGCGTAATTCTTCATACGTTTCAGCGCTAATCTCATTAACTGACAATTTCGTATTAATAGTAATTGGTTTAGCATGAATTTGTAATTTAGCTGAGTTCAGACGAACTTGCTCTTTCAATACATCCATTTGCTCTGGTGAAATAGATAATCCTAATGCACTGGCATGCCCACCAAATGTATCATACAAATCATGAAAGGCATTCATAAATTGATAGAGATCAAAATCACCAAAAGTTCGCCCAGAACCTTTATACACACCATCTGTTAAACTTAAAACAATTGCCGGCTTTTGTAATAGCTCCACTAATCGACTAGCTACAATACCCAAAATGCCTTGATGCCAATCTTGACCAGCAATAACCAATACTTGATCATTCTTATATTCATCTGATAACGCGAGTTGTTTTGCAGACCCAAATACCTCTTCAACAATTTCTTGACGTTGTGCATTAATTGCCTCAACTTCAGAAGCAATTGCAGTTGATTCTTCTGGATCTTGACTCAATAAAAGTTTTAGAGATAAGCTAGCATCTCCTAATCGACCGACAGCATTTAAGCGCGGAGCAATCTTGAATGAAACAGTTTCTGAAATAACTGGTTCATTATCTTTCTTACCCGCATTTTTTAAAACAGCAGTTAAACCTGGGCGTGGCGAAACATTGATTTGTTTCAGTCCCCATGCGACTAACACTCTGTTTTCGTCGGTCAAAGACACCATATCAGAAATTTCACCTAACGCAACGAGATCTAATAGTTCAGTTGGTAACTCTGTTTGATCTTCAATTGGTTGGCCTTCATTTAATAGCGCTTGAGCAACTTTGAAAGCAACACCAGCACCAGACAAATCACCAAATGGATACTGGCCTTCTGGATGTCTTGGGTGAATAATGGCATAAGCATTTGGCAGTGTGGTAGGCATTTCGTGATGATCGGTGATAATGACATCAATACCTTGACTCATCGCATATTCAACAGCTTCTTGACCACTAACGCCATTATCTACTGTCACAATTAATTGTGCACCGTCAGCAATAAGTTGTTTATACGTATCAATGTTTGGTCCATAACCATCTGAAAAACGATTAGGTATGTAGGGTGTTACATCTGCACCCAACACTTCTAAAGCCTCCACCATAACTGCCGTACTGGTGACACCATCCATATCATAGTCACCGTAGACAACAATCTTTTCACCACCAAAAGCTGCTTCCTGCAGACGCTCAATAGTTCTATCCATATCATGAAGTAACATGGGATCGTGCAATTGTTCTACACTTGGTTGTAAATATTTAAAAGCTGCTTCTGGATCTGTATAGCCTCGTTGAGCCACGATTGTTGCCATAAATTGACTAATATTTAGTTGTGCACTTAACTGTCGAACAACCTTTTCACTTGGTTGTGGCAGAATGTTCCAATTACTTTGATTCATTACTATCTTTCTTAAAAGGAATATCAATAATGTCGAAGTCGCGTGCTACATGTGTGTTAGCAAAGTTGCGACGGACATCGTGTATTAATTCTTTAACCATCGGACCAATATAGCGAGCTGAAAGATGTGTCAATACTAGCTTATTTACATGTGATCGACGAGCCACGCTTGCAGCATTTGCACTTGTTGAATGGGCATGGGCTCTGGCCATTTTTGCCTCTTCTTCGTTTGCGCCATAGGTACTCTCATGGACCAAAACGTCGGCATCCTTTGCTAGCCACTCTACATTATCATTGGGACGGGTGTCTAAAATGAAAGTTATTATACGACCCTTTTGAGCTTTACCAATGAAGTCCTGACCATTCACAATACGCCCATCTGGTAATGTGACTGTTTTTCCTGCTTTAAGTTTGCCATAAATTGGCCCAGAAGGAATATTTTCTTGCTTTAGTTTATCAACTAATAGTTCCCCTGGATGATCTTTCTCTATCACACGAAATCCCCAGGTTTCAATACGATGGCGCATTGGAGCGGCAATCACTTGAAAAGTGTGATCTTCAAAGATAACGCCTTCAGTTAAGTTAACATATTCAATTGGATACGATAGACGTGTTTCGGAAATTCGTAGCGCCGTTTGAACAAATTCTTTAACACCCTTAGGTCCATATATAGTTAAAGGTTCATTCTTATCAGCACCTTGAAAAGATCGTGAGCTTAAGAACCCTGGTAATCCAAATATATGATCACCATGTAAATGTGTAATAAATATTTTTTCAACTTTACGTGGTCGCAAAGTAGTTTTTAAAATTTGATGTTGCGTTGCTTCACCAACATCAAAAAGCCACACAGCATTGCGTTCGTCTAACAGGCGAAGAGCAATGCTTGTAACATTTCTAAATTTAGATGGTTGGCCAGAGCCAGTACCGAGAAATTCAAGTTGCATTCATTTTACCTACTGAGCGCTTTCTTTATAACGTTCATAACTAGTCAATTATAACAAAAAATGAGCGTTCCCGCTCACTTTCATATCATTTAAATTGAATTTATCTTAAAATATACTGGTCGAATTCAATTCCACTTATCAGCTTTAAACTGCAGACGCTGTGCCATTTCTAATGCTTCACGTTTCGGATCTTTCTTATAAAAATCTTGGTGATATTCTTCTGCTTCATAAAATGGTTTGGCGTCTTCAATTTTCGTCACGATGGGTTCATCAAAGCGGTTTGAAGCTACTAATGCGGCTCTAGATTCTTCAGCAATTTCACGTTGTTCGGGACTATTTACAAAAATCACTGGACGGTAATTATCACCACGATCTTGGAATTGTCCCATTGCATCGGTTGGGTCAGTCTGTTCCCAATATATTTCAACTAGTTCACGATAACTTATTTTTTCGGAATCAAACCAAATTTTAACAGCTTCTGTGTGTCCAGTCGAGTGTGTCAGCACTTGTTCATAAGTCGGATTTTCAACATGACCACCTGTATAGCCTGAGCGAACCTTTTCGATACCATTCAAAGAATCAAATGGTTGAACCATACACCAAAAGCAGCCTCCAGCAAATATCGCAGTTTCTGTTGCCATGTTATTTCTCCTTACAAATTAAAAGTAAAAGTCGTCACACTCATTTTACTTTATTTGAGATTAAATTTCAAAAGTTTCCTGTTTTTTAGCTAACTTGGTTCGTTCAATATCTTCTTTGGCATGAATTAATCTGGTTACCAAAGCATTAAAAGGCATATCCACATCACGATCAGATCCTAATTTAGCGAAGTAACCGTTTAAGAAATCGATTTCTGTATGTTTACCAGCTTTAATATCTTGATACATTGATGGATAATGATTCCCAGCATTTTCAGGTCGTATGAGTAAGGATAAATCTTTCATAATCGCGTTTATATCAACGTTAATGCCCTCTAGCTCACCAATTGTTTTGATTTCACTCAGAATATTTAATGATAAATCCATACCATTTCCAGCCGTACCGAATTCCGCAATATTTGCATCTAACAAAACTGTT
This window contains:
- the rnz gene encoding ribonuclease Z, producing MQLEFLGTGSGQPSKFRNVTSIALRLLDERNAVWLFDVGEATQHQILKTTLRPRKVEKIFITHLHGDHIFGLPGFLSSRSFQGADKNEPLTIYGPKGVKEFVQTALRISETRLSYPIEYVNLTEGVIFEDHTFQVIAAPMRHRIETWGFRVIEKDHPGELLVDKLKQENIPSGPIYGKLKAGKTVTLPDGRIVNGQDFIGKAQKGRIITFILDTRPNDNVEWLAKDADVLVHESTYGANEEEAKMARAHAHSTSANAASVARRSHVNKLVLTHLSARYIGPMVKELIHDVRRNFANTHVARDFDIIDIPFKKDSNESK
- the recJ gene encoding single-stranded-DNA-specific exonuclease RecJ, whose amino-acid sequence is MNQSNWNILPQPSEKVVRQLSAQLNISQFMATIVAQRGYTDPEAAFKYLQPSVEQLHDPMLLHDMDRTIERLQEAAFGGEKIVVYGDYDMDGVTSTAVMVEALEVLGADVTPYIPNRFSDGYGPNIDTYKQLIADGAQLIVTVDNGVSGQEAVEYAMSQGIDVIITDHHEMPTTLPNAYAIIHPRHPEGQYPFGDLSGAGVAFKVAQALLNEGQPIEDQTELPTELLDLVALGEISDMVSLTDENRVLVAWGLKQINVSPRPGLTAVLKNAGKKDNEPVISETVSFKIAPRLNAVGRLGDASLSLKLLLSQDPEESTAIASEVEAINAQRQEIVEEVFGSAKQLALSDEYKNDQVLVIAGQDWHQGILGIVASRLVELLQKPAIVLSLTDGVYKGSGRTFGDFDLYQFMNAFHDLYDTFGGHASALGLSISPEQMDVLKEQVRLNSAKLQIHAKPITINTKLSVNEISAETYEELRLLEPFGTGNQQPVFGLQQPKINKVTTMGNLKQHIKLVLENNVEAVGFNHPDWVPMVANPVGLSFAATIGINYFRGRKTVQLLLTAINTPETTTENAAHKKFFAQVYKFIYAHQDLNFAQNLDKIAEQLNINKNDLNIMIQVFIELGFVHVTNGFVTIISGAAQKPLTTSVTYQKYLANR
- the msrA gene encoding peptide-methionine (S)-S-oxide reductase MsrA translates to MATETAIFAGGCFWCMVQPFDSLNGIEKVRSGYTGGHVENPTYEQVLTHSTGHTEAVKIWFDSEKISYRELVEIYWEQTDPTDAMGQFQDRGDNYRPVIFVNSPEQREIAEESRAALVASNRFDEPIVTKIEDAKPFYEAEEYHQDFYKKDPKREALEMAQRLQFKADKWN